The following coding sequences are from one Carassius gibelio isolate Cgi1373 ecotype wild population from Czech Republic chromosome B7, carGib1.2-hapl.c, whole genome shotgun sequence window:
- the nfx1 gene encoding transcriptional repressor NF-X1 isoform X6, with protein MAEASVTDTSKLNPESAEFVPQAKTTQPYSRRSYRQQHHTQDWRAQHVRPHHHIRPSDETKLSQDESDNPDNNALLPPELPIRGDVRGRGRGGRQRGGRGDVRRINDRHAPSERWTKPGSDNDSSGWEHRACDRERPNSPTSNRSTDEDKKERSAVEANVRVSYQASRRKQINKARADRSIKEPQPKDQVENRENQADAGVTRPAAVHEHPEPEQRNFKGWRGGDRRMQPSSWRKGPAPSHGIEGNWREREPAQIREEERRGVEDEGRRHEESSRNRGAARGEERRGAEDEGRRHEESSRNRGAARGEERRGAEDESRRHEESSRNRGAARGEERRGAEDEGRRQEESSRNRGAVRDRGAVRGEERRGVEDESRRHEESSRTRGAVRGEERRGVEDEGRRHEESSRTRGAVRGEERRGVEDEGRRHEESSRTRGAVRGEERRGVEDEGGRHEESSRNRGAARGEERRGVEDESRRHEESSRNRGAARGKRPLIQNPGSRRGAGPERRTGLVKHVEPPKSKETQTGCLIEQLTEEKYECMVCCEVIRVMAPVWSCQSCYHVFHLNCIKKWARSPASQADDGSEGWRCPACQHVALKAPNAYSCFCGKVTNPEFQRTEIPHSCGDMCGKKRSGGECNHPCNILCHPGPCPQCPAFITKSCICGKMRKQVRCSQTGPLLCEEVCGAPLNCSEHFCAQVCHSGPCQPCQLRVQQACFCGVAFREVACGTDREKFDGSGHFSCCKPCGKMLDCQSHRCQQICHPGQCQSCPLSPKLVHSCSCGQTLLSKLLEFGYPERKSCTDPIPSCGKTCNKPLPCGDGDSVHLCEKLCHEDSCGPCSLTSSIKCRCGSNSKEVPCAAIQTEQDMVFTCEKRCNKKRSCGRHKCGELCCVDVEHKCSMICGYKLNCGLHRCQDLCHRGNCQPCWQTSFDELACYCGETVLFPPIPCGTRPPECKNLCTRSHDCDHPVFHSCHSEERCPPCTYLTKKWCMGNHEQRSNIPCHLQDISCGLVCDKLLPCGSHHCKKICHRGECQAEGECKQPCTHPRASCGHPCAAPCHPGTPCPPTICSAKVALQCDCGRKKETVPCADAASSYQRYAAIAVASKLSDMQLGESVDIGPLTKKEQRKARLECDQECAALERNRRLAEALQIDLSVDPFNKSASSKYSDSLKEDARKDFKFVSEIEEEIKNLVELVNKGKQPKRSHCFPPMKREHLRIIHELAEAYGVETVSYDSEPKRNVVVTAVRGKSVCPNTSLAALIERETVSRAPPPIAHIKQHTSKADNSNAWMNQSKEEPTIDYFDVQD; from the exons TCAGGATGGGAACACAGAGCTTGTGACCGTGAGCGACCCAACTCACCCACTTCTAATAGATCCACAGATGAGGATAAGAAAGAAAGATCAGCTGTGGAAGCCAATGTAAGAGTGTCTTATCAAGCTAGCCGACGTAAACAGATCAATAAAGCAAGAGCAGATAGATCGATAAAGGAGCCTCAGCCCAAGGACCAAGTGGAGAACCGGGAAAACCAGGCTGATGCAGGAGTCACAAGGCCTGCAGCAGTTCATGAACATCCAGAGCCTGAGCAGAGGAACTTTAAGGGTTGGAGAGGTGGAGATCGCCGCATGCAGCCCAGTTCCTGGAGGAAAGGTCCGGCCCCTAGCCATGGGATTGAGGGTAACTGGAGAGAAAGAGAACCTGCTCAGatcagagaggaggagaggagag gtgtaGAAGATGAGGGCAGAAGACACGAGGAGTCCAGCAGGAACAGAGGAGCTGcgagaggggaggagaggagaggtgcaGAAGATGAGGGCAGAAGACATGAAGAGTCCAGCAGGAACAGAGGAGCTGcgagaggggaggagaggagaggtgcaGAAGATGAGAGCAGAAGACACGAGGAGTCCAGCAGGAACAGAGGAGCTGcgagaggggaggagaggagaggtgcaGAAGATGAGGGCAGAAGACAAGAGgagtccagcagaaacagaggagCTGTGAGAGACAGAGGAGCTGtgagaggggaggagaggagaggtgtaGAAGATGAGAGCAGAAGACACGAGGAGTCCAGCAGAACCAGAGGAGCTGtgagaggggaggagaggagaggtgtaGAAGATGAGGGCAGAAGACACGAGGAGTCCAGCAGAACCAGAGGAGCTGtgagaggggaggagaggagaggtgtaGAAGATGAGGGCAGAAGACACGAGGAGTCCAGCAGAACCAGAGGAGCTGtgagaggggaggagaggagag gtgtaGAAGATGAGGGAGGAAGACACGAGgagtccagcagaaacagaggagCTGcaagaggggaggagaggagag gtgtaGAAGATGAGAGCAGAAGACACGAGgagtccagcagaaacagaggagCTGCGAGAGGGAAAAGGCCACTAATACAGAATCCAGGGTCGAGGAGAGGAGCAGGTCCAGAGCGACGGACCGGACTGGTGAAGCACGTGGAGCCTCCCAAAAGCAAAGAAACCCAGACAG gttGTCTAATTGAGCAGCTGACGGAGGAGAAGTATGAGTGTATGGTCTGTTGTGAAGTGATTCGGGTCATGGCTCCAGTTTGGAGCTGTCAGAGCTGTTACCACGTATTTCACCTTAACTGCATCAAGAAATGGGCTCGCTCCCCAGCATCTCAAGCTGATG ATGGCAGTGAAGGTTGGCGTTGTCCTGCATGCCAGCATGTGGCTCTCAAAGCCCCTAATGCATACTCCTGCTTCTGTG GAAAGGTGACCAATCCTGAGTTTCAGCGCACTGAGATCCCTCATAGCTGTGGAGATATGTGTGGGAAAAAGCGGAGTGGAGGGGAATGCAATCACCCCTGTAACAT CTTGTGCCATCCTGGGCCCTGCCCACAGTGTCCAGCTTTTATCACAAAGTCCTGCATTTGTGGTAAAATGAG AAAGCAGGTTCGTTGCAGTCAGACAGGACCTCTGCTTTGTGAGGAGGTCTGTGGAGCTCCTCTGAACTGCTCCGAGCACTTCTGTGCCCAGGTGTGCCATTCAGGGCCATGCCAACCCTGTCAACTTCGTGTTCAGCAAG CCTGCTTCTGTGGAGTGGCATTCAGGGAGGTGGCGTGTGGGACTGATCGGGAAAAGTTTGATGGATCAGGACATTTCTCCTGTTGCAAGCCCTGTGGAAA GATGCTTGACTGCCAGTCCCATCGCTGTCAGCAGATCTGCCATCCTGGGCAGTGTCAGTCATGTCCACTCAGCCCCAAGCTGGTGCACAGTTGTTCATGTGGACAGACTTTATTATCTAAGCTTCTGGAGTTTGGCTATCCAGAGAGAAAGAGCTGTACTGACCCGATCCCCTCCTGTGGCAAGACCTGCAACAAGCCGCTGCCATGTGGAGATGGTG ATTCTGTCCACTTGTGTGAAAAGCTCTGCCATGAGGACAGCTGTGGCCCGTGCTCTTTGACCTCATCTATTAAATGCAGATGTGGCAGCAACAGCAAG GAAGTTCCTTGTGCGGCCATTCAGACTGAAC AAGACATGGTGTTTACGTGTGAGAAACGCTGCAACAAGAAGCGCTCCTGCGGCAGGCACAAGTGTGGAGAGTTGTGTTGTGTG GATGTGGAGCATAAGTGCTCAATGATTTGTGGTTACAAACTCAATTGCGGTCTTCACCGATGCCAGGACCTTTGTCACCGTGGGAACTGCCAGCCTTGTTGGCAAACTA GTTTTGATGAGTTGGCGTGCTACTGTGGGGAGACTGTGCTCTTCCCGCCCATCCCTTGTGGAACGAGACCTCCTGAATGTAAAAACTTATGTACCCGAAGTCATGATTGTGATCATCCAG TGTTCCATTCATGCCATAGTGAGGAGAGATGTCCTCCCTGTACCTACCTCACCAAGAAGTGGTGCATGGGTAATCATGAG CAAAGGAGTAATATCCCATGCCACCTGCAGGACATCTCGTGTGGTTTAGTGTGTGACAAGCTCTTACCCTGTGGTTCTCATCACTGTAAGAAAATATGTCACCGTGGGGAATGCCAGGCAGAGGGAGAGTGTAAGCAGCCATGCACTCACCCTAGAGCTAGCTGTGGACACCCCTGTGCTGCTCCGTGCCACCCAGGCACCCCCTGTCCACCCACCATCTGCAGTGCCAAG GTGGCACTGCAGTGTGACTGTGGCCGAAAGAAAGAGACCGTTCCTTGTGCTGATGCAGCCAGTTCCTACCAAAG ATATGCAGCTATTGCCGTTGCCAGTAAGCTGTCAGATATGCAGCTGGGAGAGTCCGTTGACATTGGACCGCTCACAAAGAAAGAGCAGAGAAAGGCCAG GTTGGAGTGTGATCAAGAATGTGCTGCACTGGAGAGGAACAG GCGGCTGGCTGAGGCCCTGCAGATTGATCTGTCAGTGGATCCCTTCAACAAGTCGGCGTCTTCCAAATATAGTGACTCTCTGAAAGAAGATGCAAG gaaAGATTTCAAGTTTGTTAGTGAAATTGAAGAGGAGATTAAGAATTTAGTTGAACTGGTCAACAAG ggtaAACAGCCTAAGAGGAGTCACTGTTTTCCACCTATGAAGCGCGAACATCTGAGAATTATCCATGAGCTAGCGGAGGCATATGGTGTGGAAACCGTCAGCTATGATAGCGAACCCAAGCGCAATGTTGTGGTTACTGCCGTCAG GGGGAAATCAGTGTGTCCTAACACCAGTCTGGCTGCTTTGATTGAAAGGGAAACTGTTTCCAGAGCTCCTCCTCCTATTGCCCACATCAAACAACACACAAGCAA GGCCGACAATAGTAATGCTTGGATGAATCAATCTAAAGAGGAGCCCACAATTGATTATTTTGATGTGCAGGATTGA
- the nfx1 gene encoding transcriptional repressor NF-X1 isoform X4, with amino-acid sequence MAEASVTDTSKLNPESAEFVPQAKTTQPYSRRSYRQQHHTQDWRAQHVRPHHHIRPSDETKLSQDESDNPDNNALLPPELPIRGDVRGRGRGGRQRGGRGDVRRINDRHAPSERWTKPGSDNDSSGWEHRACDRERPNSPTSNRSTDEDKKERSAVEANVRVSYQASRRKQINKARADRSIKEPQPKDQVENRENQADAGVTRPAAVHEHPEPEQRNFKGWRGGDRRMQPSSWRKGPAPSHGIEGNWREREPAQIREEERRGVEDEGRRHEESSRNRGAARGEERRGAEDESRRHEESSRNRGAARGEERRGAEDEGRRQEESSRNRGAVRDRGAVRGEERRGVEDESRRHEESSRTRGAVRGEERRGVEDEGRRHEESSRTRGAVRGEERRGVEDEGRRHEESSRTRGAVRGEERRGVEDESRRHEESSRTRGAARDRGAVRGEERRGVEDEGGRHEESSRNRGAARGEERRGVEDESRRHEESSRNRGAARGKRPLIQNPGSRRGAGPERRTGLVKHVEPPKSKETQTGCLIEQLTEEKYECMVCCEVIRVMAPVWSCQSCYHVFHLNCIKKWARSPASQADDGSEGWRCPACQHVALKAPNAYSCFCGKVTNPEFQRTEIPHSCGDMCGKKRSGGECNHPCNILCHPGPCPQCPAFITKSCICGKMRKQVRCSQTGPLLCEEVCGAPLNCSEHFCAQVCHSGPCQPCQLRVQQACFCGVAFREVACGTDREKFDGSGHFSCCKPCGKMLDCQSHRCQQICHPGQCQSCPLSPKLVHSCSCGQTLLSKLLEFGYPERKSCTDPIPSCGKTCNKPLPCGDGDSVHLCEKLCHEDSCGPCSLTSSIKCRCGSNSKEVPCAAIQTEQDMVFTCEKRCNKKRSCGRHKCGELCCVDVEHKCSMICGYKLNCGLHRCQDLCHRGNCQPCWQTSFDELACYCGETVLFPPIPCGTRPPECKNLCTRSHDCDHPVFHSCHSEERCPPCTYLTKKWCMGNHEQRSNIPCHLQDISCGLVCDKLLPCGSHHCKKICHRGECQAEGECKQPCTHPRASCGHPCAAPCHPGTPCPPTICSAKVALQCDCGRKKETVPCADAASSYQRYAAIAVASKLSDMQLGESVDIGPLTKKEQRKARLECDQECAALERNRRLAEALQIDLSVDPFNKSASSKYSDSLKEDARKDFKFVSEIEEEIKNLVELVNKGKQPKRSHCFPPMKREHLRIIHELAEAYGVETVSYDSEPKRNVVVTAVRGKSVCPNTSLAALIERETVSRAPPPIAHIKQHTSKADNSNAWMNQSKEEPTIDYFDVQD; translated from the exons TCAGGATGGGAACACAGAGCTTGTGACCGTGAGCGACCCAACTCACCCACTTCTAATAGATCCACAGATGAGGATAAGAAAGAAAGATCAGCTGTGGAAGCCAATGTAAGAGTGTCTTATCAAGCTAGCCGACGTAAACAGATCAATAAAGCAAGAGCAGATAGATCGATAAAGGAGCCTCAGCCCAAGGACCAAGTGGAGAACCGGGAAAACCAGGCTGATGCAGGAGTCACAAGGCCTGCAGCAGTTCATGAACATCCAGAGCCTGAGCAGAGGAACTTTAAGGGTTGGAGAGGTGGAGATCGCCGCATGCAGCCCAGTTCCTGGAGGAAAGGTCCGGCCCCTAGCCATGGGATTGAGGGTAACTGGAGAGAAAGAGAACCTGCTCAGatcagagaggaggagaggagag gtgtaGAAGATGAGGGCAGAAGACACGAGGAGTCCAGCAGGAACAGAGGAGCTGcgagaggggaggagaggagag gtgcaGAAGATGAGAGCAGAAGACACGAGGAGTCCAGCAGGAACAGAGGAGCTGcgagaggggaggagaggagaggtgcaGAAGATGAGGGCAGAAGACAAGAGgagtccagcagaaacagaggagCTGTGAGAGACAGAGGAGCTGtgagaggggaggagaggagaggtgtaGAAGATGAGAGCAGAAGACACGAGGAGTCCAGCAGAACCAGAGGAGCTGtgagaggggaggagaggagaggtgtaGAAGATGAGGGCAGAAGACACGAGGAGTCCAGCAGAACCAGAGGAGCTGtgagaggggaggagaggagaggtgtaGAAGATGAGGGCAGAAGACACGAGGAGTCCAGCAGAACCAGAGGAGCTGtgagaggggaggagaggagaggtgtaGAAGATGAGAGCAGAAGACACGAGGAGTCCAGCAGAACCAGAGGAGCTGCGAGAGACAGAGGAGCTGTGAggggggaggagaggagaggtgtaGAAGATGAGGGAGGAAGACACGAGgagtccagcagaaacagaggagCTGcaagaggggaggagaggagag gtgtaGAAGATGAGAGCAGAAGACACGAGgagtccagcagaaacagaggagCTGCGAGAGGGAAAAGGCCACTAATACAGAATCCAGGGTCGAGGAGAGGAGCAGGTCCAGAGCGACGGACCGGACTGGTGAAGCACGTGGAGCCTCCCAAAAGCAAAGAAACCCAGACAG gttGTCTAATTGAGCAGCTGACGGAGGAGAAGTATGAGTGTATGGTCTGTTGTGAAGTGATTCGGGTCATGGCTCCAGTTTGGAGCTGTCAGAGCTGTTACCACGTATTTCACCTTAACTGCATCAAGAAATGGGCTCGCTCCCCAGCATCTCAAGCTGATG ATGGCAGTGAAGGTTGGCGTTGTCCTGCATGCCAGCATGTGGCTCTCAAAGCCCCTAATGCATACTCCTGCTTCTGTG GAAAGGTGACCAATCCTGAGTTTCAGCGCACTGAGATCCCTCATAGCTGTGGAGATATGTGTGGGAAAAAGCGGAGTGGAGGGGAATGCAATCACCCCTGTAACAT CTTGTGCCATCCTGGGCCCTGCCCACAGTGTCCAGCTTTTATCACAAAGTCCTGCATTTGTGGTAAAATGAG AAAGCAGGTTCGTTGCAGTCAGACAGGACCTCTGCTTTGTGAGGAGGTCTGTGGAGCTCCTCTGAACTGCTCCGAGCACTTCTGTGCCCAGGTGTGCCATTCAGGGCCATGCCAACCCTGTCAACTTCGTGTTCAGCAAG CCTGCTTCTGTGGAGTGGCATTCAGGGAGGTGGCGTGTGGGACTGATCGGGAAAAGTTTGATGGATCAGGACATTTCTCCTGTTGCAAGCCCTGTGGAAA GATGCTTGACTGCCAGTCCCATCGCTGTCAGCAGATCTGCCATCCTGGGCAGTGTCAGTCATGTCCACTCAGCCCCAAGCTGGTGCACAGTTGTTCATGTGGACAGACTTTATTATCTAAGCTTCTGGAGTTTGGCTATCCAGAGAGAAAGAGCTGTACTGACCCGATCCCCTCCTGTGGCAAGACCTGCAACAAGCCGCTGCCATGTGGAGATGGTG ATTCTGTCCACTTGTGTGAAAAGCTCTGCCATGAGGACAGCTGTGGCCCGTGCTCTTTGACCTCATCTATTAAATGCAGATGTGGCAGCAACAGCAAG GAAGTTCCTTGTGCGGCCATTCAGACTGAAC AAGACATGGTGTTTACGTGTGAGAAACGCTGCAACAAGAAGCGCTCCTGCGGCAGGCACAAGTGTGGAGAGTTGTGTTGTGTG GATGTGGAGCATAAGTGCTCAATGATTTGTGGTTACAAACTCAATTGCGGTCTTCACCGATGCCAGGACCTTTGTCACCGTGGGAACTGCCAGCCTTGTTGGCAAACTA GTTTTGATGAGTTGGCGTGCTACTGTGGGGAGACTGTGCTCTTCCCGCCCATCCCTTGTGGAACGAGACCTCCTGAATGTAAAAACTTATGTACCCGAAGTCATGATTGTGATCATCCAG TGTTCCATTCATGCCATAGTGAGGAGAGATGTCCTCCCTGTACCTACCTCACCAAGAAGTGGTGCATGGGTAATCATGAG CAAAGGAGTAATATCCCATGCCACCTGCAGGACATCTCGTGTGGTTTAGTGTGTGACAAGCTCTTACCCTGTGGTTCTCATCACTGTAAGAAAATATGTCACCGTGGGGAATGCCAGGCAGAGGGAGAGTGTAAGCAGCCATGCACTCACCCTAGAGCTAGCTGTGGACACCCCTGTGCTGCTCCGTGCCACCCAGGCACCCCCTGTCCACCCACCATCTGCAGTGCCAAG GTGGCACTGCAGTGTGACTGTGGCCGAAAGAAAGAGACCGTTCCTTGTGCTGATGCAGCCAGTTCCTACCAAAG ATATGCAGCTATTGCCGTTGCCAGTAAGCTGTCAGATATGCAGCTGGGAGAGTCCGTTGACATTGGACCGCTCACAAAGAAAGAGCAGAGAAAGGCCAG GTTGGAGTGTGATCAAGAATGTGCTGCACTGGAGAGGAACAG GCGGCTGGCTGAGGCCCTGCAGATTGATCTGTCAGTGGATCCCTTCAACAAGTCGGCGTCTTCCAAATATAGTGACTCTCTGAAAGAAGATGCAAG gaaAGATTTCAAGTTTGTTAGTGAAATTGAAGAGGAGATTAAGAATTTAGTTGAACTGGTCAACAAG ggtaAACAGCCTAAGAGGAGTCACTGTTTTCCACCTATGAAGCGCGAACATCTGAGAATTATCCATGAGCTAGCGGAGGCATATGGTGTGGAAACCGTCAGCTATGATAGCGAACCCAAGCGCAATGTTGTGGTTACTGCCGTCAG GGGGAAATCAGTGTGTCCTAACACCAGTCTGGCTGCTTTGATTGAAAGGGAAACTGTTTCCAGAGCTCCTCCTCCTATTGCCCACATCAAACAACACACAAGCAA GGCCGACAATAGTAATGCTTGGATGAATCAATCTAAAGAGGAGCCCACAATTGATTATTTTGATGTGCAGGATTGA
- the nfx1 gene encoding transcriptional repressor NF-X1 isoform X1, with translation MAEASVTDTSKLNPESAEFVPQAKTTQPYSRRSYRQQHHTQDWRAQHVRPHHHIRPSDETKLSQDESDNPDNNALLPPELPIRGDVRGRGRGGRQRGGRGDVRRINDRHAPSERWTKPGSDNDSSGWEHRACDRERPNSPTSNRSTDEDKKERSAVEANVRVSYQASRRKQINKARADRSIKEPQPKDQVENRENQADAGVTRPAAVHEHPEPEQRNFKGWRGGDRRMQPSSWRKGPAPSHGIEGNWREREPAQIREEERRGVEDEGRRHEESSRNRGAARGEERRGAEDEGRRHEESSRNRGAARGEERRGAEDESRRHEESSRNRGAARGEERRGAEDEGRRQEESSRNRGAVRDRGAVRGEERRGVEDESRRHEESSRTRGAVRGEERRGVEDEGRRHEESSRTRGAVRGEERRGVEDEGRRHEESSRTRGAVRGEERRGVEDESRRHEESSRTRGAARDRGAVRGEERRGVEDEGGRHEESSRNRGAARGEERRGVEDESRRHEESSRNRGAARGKRPLIQNPGSRRGAGPERRTGLVKHVEPPKSKETQTGCLIEQLTEEKYECMVCCEVIRVMAPVWSCQSCYHVFHLNCIKKWARSPASQADDGSEGWRCPACQHVALKAPNAYSCFCGKVTNPEFQRTEIPHSCGDMCGKKRSGGECNHPCNILCHPGPCPQCPAFITKSCICGKMRKQVRCSQTGPLLCEEVCGAPLNCSEHFCAQVCHSGPCQPCQLRVQQACFCGVAFREVACGTDREKFDGSGHFSCCKPCGKMLDCQSHRCQQICHPGQCQSCPLSPKLVHSCSCGQTLLSKLLEFGYPERKSCTDPIPSCGKTCNKPLPCGDGDSVHLCEKLCHEDSCGPCSLTSSIKCRCGSNSKEVPCAAIQTEQDMVFTCEKRCNKKRSCGRHKCGELCCVDVEHKCSMICGYKLNCGLHRCQDLCHRGNCQPCWQTSFDELACYCGETVLFPPIPCGTRPPECKNLCTRSHDCDHPVFHSCHSEERCPPCTYLTKKWCMGNHEQRSNIPCHLQDISCGLVCDKLLPCGSHHCKKICHRGECQAEGECKQPCTHPRASCGHPCAAPCHPGTPCPPTICSAKVALQCDCGRKKETVPCADAASSYQRYAAIAVASKLSDMQLGESVDIGPLTKKEQRKARLECDQECAALERNRRLAEALQIDLSVDPFNKSASSKYSDSLKEDARKDFKFVSEIEEEIKNLVELVNKGKQPKRSHCFPPMKREHLRIIHELAEAYGVETVSYDSEPKRNVVVTAVRGKSVCPNTSLAALIERETVSRAPPPIAHIKQHTSKADNSNAWMNQSKEEPTIDYFDVQD, from the exons TCAGGATGGGAACACAGAGCTTGTGACCGTGAGCGACCCAACTCACCCACTTCTAATAGATCCACAGATGAGGATAAGAAAGAAAGATCAGCTGTGGAAGCCAATGTAAGAGTGTCTTATCAAGCTAGCCGACGTAAACAGATCAATAAAGCAAGAGCAGATAGATCGATAAAGGAGCCTCAGCCCAAGGACCAAGTGGAGAACCGGGAAAACCAGGCTGATGCAGGAGTCACAAGGCCTGCAGCAGTTCATGAACATCCAGAGCCTGAGCAGAGGAACTTTAAGGGTTGGAGAGGTGGAGATCGCCGCATGCAGCCCAGTTCCTGGAGGAAAGGTCCGGCCCCTAGCCATGGGATTGAGGGTAACTGGAGAGAAAGAGAACCTGCTCAGatcagagaggaggagaggagag gtgtaGAAGATGAGGGCAGAAGACACGAGGAGTCCAGCAGGAACAGAGGAGCTGcgagaggggaggagaggagaggtgcaGAAGATGAGGGCAGAAGACATGAAGAGTCCAGCAGGAACAGAGGAGCTGcgagaggggaggagaggagaggtgcaGAAGATGAGAGCAGAAGACACGAGGAGTCCAGCAGGAACAGAGGAGCTGcgagaggggaggagaggagaggtgcaGAAGATGAGGGCAGAAGACAAGAGgagtccagcagaaacagaggagCTGTGAGAGACAGAGGAGCTGtgagaggggaggagaggagaggtgtaGAAGATGAGAGCAGAAGACACGAGGAGTCCAGCAGAACCAGAGGAGCTGtgagaggggaggagaggagaggtgtaGAAGATGAGGGCAGAAGACACGAGGAGTCCAGCAGAACCAGAGGAGCTGtgagaggggaggagaggagaggtgtaGAAGATGAGGGCAGAAGACACGAGGAGTCCAGCAGAACCAGAGGAGCTGtgagaggggaggagaggagaggtgtaGAAGATGAGAGCAGAAGACACGAGGAGTCCAGCAGAACCAGAGGAGCTGCGAGAGACAGAGGAGCTGTGAggggggaggagaggagaggtgtaGAAGATGAGGGAGGAAGACACGAGgagtccagcagaaacagaggagCTGcaagaggggaggagaggagag gtgtaGAAGATGAGAGCAGAAGACACGAGgagtccagcagaaacagaggagCTGCGAGAGGGAAAAGGCCACTAATACAGAATCCAGGGTCGAGGAGAGGAGCAGGTCCAGAGCGACGGACCGGACTGGTGAAGCACGTGGAGCCTCCCAAAAGCAAAGAAACCCAGACAG gttGTCTAATTGAGCAGCTGACGGAGGAGAAGTATGAGTGTATGGTCTGTTGTGAAGTGATTCGGGTCATGGCTCCAGTTTGGAGCTGTCAGAGCTGTTACCACGTATTTCACCTTAACTGCATCAAGAAATGGGCTCGCTCCCCAGCATCTCAAGCTGATG ATGGCAGTGAAGGTTGGCGTTGTCCTGCATGCCAGCATGTGGCTCTCAAAGCCCCTAATGCATACTCCTGCTTCTGTG GAAAGGTGACCAATCCTGAGTTTCAGCGCACTGAGATCCCTCATAGCTGTGGAGATATGTGTGGGAAAAAGCGGAGTGGAGGGGAATGCAATCACCCCTGTAACAT CTTGTGCCATCCTGGGCCCTGCCCACAGTGTCCAGCTTTTATCACAAAGTCCTGCATTTGTGGTAAAATGAG AAAGCAGGTTCGTTGCAGTCAGACAGGACCTCTGCTTTGTGAGGAGGTCTGTGGAGCTCCTCTGAACTGCTCCGAGCACTTCTGTGCCCAGGTGTGCCATTCAGGGCCATGCCAACCCTGTCAACTTCGTGTTCAGCAAG CCTGCTTCTGTGGAGTGGCATTCAGGGAGGTGGCGTGTGGGACTGATCGGGAAAAGTTTGATGGATCAGGACATTTCTCCTGTTGCAAGCCCTGTGGAAA GATGCTTGACTGCCAGTCCCATCGCTGTCAGCAGATCTGCCATCCTGGGCAGTGTCAGTCATGTCCACTCAGCCCCAAGCTGGTGCACAGTTGTTCATGTGGACAGACTTTATTATCTAAGCTTCTGGAGTTTGGCTATCCAGAGAGAAAGAGCTGTACTGACCCGATCCCCTCCTGTGGCAAGACCTGCAACAAGCCGCTGCCATGTGGAGATGGTG ATTCTGTCCACTTGTGTGAAAAGCTCTGCCATGAGGACAGCTGTGGCCCGTGCTCTTTGACCTCATCTATTAAATGCAGATGTGGCAGCAACAGCAAG GAAGTTCCTTGTGCGGCCATTCAGACTGAAC AAGACATGGTGTTTACGTGTGAGAAACGCTGCAACAAGAAGCGCTCCTGCGGCAGGCACAAGTGTGGAGAGTTGTGTTGTGTG GATGTGGAGCATAAGTGCTCAATGATTTGTGGTTACAAACTCAATTGCGGTCTTCACCGATGCCAGGACCTTTGTCACCGTGGGAACTGCCAGCCTTGTTGGCAAACTA GTTTTGATGAGTTGGCGTGCTACTGTGGGGAGACTGTGCTCTTCCCGCCCATCCCTTGTGGAACGAGACCTCCTGAATGTAAAAACTTATGTACCCGAAGTCATGATTGTGATCATCCAG TGTTCCATTCATGCCATAGTGAGGAGAGATGTCCTCCCTGTACCTACCTCACCAAGAAGTGGTGCATGGGTAATCATGAG CAAAGGAGTAATATCCCATGCCACCTGCAGGACATCTCGTGTGGTTTAGTGTGTGACAAGCTCTTACCCTGTGGTTCTCATCACTGTAAGAAAATATGTCACCGTGGGGAATGCCAGGCAGAGGGAGAGTGTAAGCAGCCATGCACTCACCCTAGAGCTAGCTGTGGACACCCCTGTGCTGCTCCGTGCCACCCAGGCACCCCCTGTCCACCCACCATCTGCAGTGCCAAG GTGGCACTGCAGTGTGACTGTGGCCGAAAGAAAGAGACCGTTCCTTGTGCTGATGCAGCCAGTTCCTACCAAAG ATATGCAGCTATTGCCGTTGCCAGTAAGCTGTCAGATATGCAGCTGGGAGAGTCCGTTGACATTGGACCGCTCACAAAGAAAGAGCAGAGAAAGGCCAG GTTGGAGTGTGATCAAGAATGTGCTGCACTGGAGAGGAACAG GCGGCTGGCTGAGGCCCTGCAGATTGATCTGTCAGTGGATCCCTTCAACAAGTCGGCGTCTTCCAAATATAGTGACTCTCTGAAAGAAGATGCAAG gaaAGATTTCAAGTTTGTTAGTGAAATTGAAGAGGAGATTAAGAATTTAGTTGAACTGGTCAACAAG ggtaAACAGCCTAAGAGGAGTCACTGTTTTCCACCTATGAAGCGCGAACATCTGAGAATTATCCATGAGCTAGCGGAGGCATATGGTGTGGAAACCGTCAGCTATGATAGCGAACCCAAGCGCAATGTTGTGGTTACTGCCGTCAG GGGGAAATCAGTGTGTCCTAACACCAGTCTGGCTGCTTTGATTGAAAGGGAAACTGTTTCCAGAGCTCCTCCTCCTATTGCCCACATCAAACAACACACAAGCAA GGCCGACAATAGTAATGCTTGGATGAATCAATCTAAAGAGGAGCCCACAATTGATTATTTTGATGTGCAGGATTGA